The sequence GTCTTCATTTTCTTTACTATCTGCTACTGAATCTAAACATGTCATTAAACAAGTCTAAAAGAATGCGCATTTGTTAGTAGTTGGGATGAGatcaagaaaattatagtttagtAAAGAGTAAAAAGTTACCCTTTTCATGTTAGTCATTAGTGTTTCAAGTTTTCCATCATCTTTCACCACCACTTCATGGTGAGTCTCTCTGCTCATTTTTCTGGTATTGATGTTTCAAGTTACAATGAAAACTGTCATCACTTTCTTGCTTGATAGTGTTTGTGGAAACTTTGAACACCTATCCagttttgtcaattaaataaaggataatattatataaagtaaggacttaaaaaataaaaaacaaaggggttgtatgaaatgagtttttatAAAACCCCCATTTGAATAGTAAATCAAATGATCAAAACCACATCTACAAAGTCTATGCCATTCGGGTCATGACCTCTTGGAGTATAGCCTTTGTGTCCTTATAAGTTGTTTCTGTCTGTAGTATGTTTCTTTGTTTAACAGCAGCATCAAGCTGTAAGCAAATTTCAAACCAAATATTTCTTAGAAAGCTGTAATGTAAAGAAGAACcatcaaaaacaaaaataaaatgaataatgTGTTTATTTTGATTTGATGATTACCTTCTCCACATTATCAAATAATCTGTTAGCCAAATCTAGGAGAGGTTGCTTGTCATCAACTGGTGCAGCAGTGATCACCTTATCGAAATCATAATACATGAATGTTGACTTGATCTTAATAAACTTTTGGACATAGTTCAATGTGTCTTTTCCAATCAAATCTTCCATAGCAAGAAGATCAAAGGCATATTTTCTCAGCCTATACATTCTTCCTTTGAGCCCTATATCCGCAATGAAGATTCTCTTCTTCAGAAAAGAGCGAGTGCCGGTGTTTTCATTTTCGATTTCTGTCATAATTAACATTCAAAAACAGGAAGAAAAAAACCAATTACAccaatcaatatcaatatatataaatttatggaagaggtttcaatggttacatttttattgtaattacatttttttaagccattggattactattaaatggttgtgattaatttggaaattaaataaaaataaataataaataacttgtagcctgaaagtaacctaatcatttattttttttttttataaaactttaattaagattaattatattttagatttaaattaattataattattaattaattttttgtaatttattactatataaggatcttttagcaatttatttttttatacttaaattatttaaaatgttatagcaaaactttttataatttaaaattatacacatataatttcataatttaaattttattatacttgtaatcttaattttaaattatttcacttaattatttatttttttatttaaatatttaaaaagtaaaaaatgaaataagttgaaggattttttagaaaaaaaatggctgcacttgttatcgattgttTTCAACTTCAAAAGCGTCATGTTCCCGTCAGTGCAGAATGCCCTTTGTGCAAGCTAGTACAGAAACTATTCAACATGTGTTGGTTGAATGTTCATTTGCAAAAGCTGCTTGGAATCGTAGCATGGTGGACGTCGGGGCTGGGGCTGCAACATTCAGCAGCTGGTTGTTGGGGATTTTCACCAGGGGCAAGAAGGTGAAATGGAGGAAGTAACGGTGGTAAGTTGGGCTATTTGGCGTGCGCATAATGAATTTGTTTGGCAAAGGAAGAGTTGGCTTGCTTTAAATATTGTTACATCAGCTAGAAACATGCTTGATCAATACAAATTCGCTTAATGAAGGAAGGGTCTTTCGTTGTCTCCTTTAAATGATGGGGGCAGAATCGTGAGCGCTAAATTGCACATGAGTTAAATAAGATCAAAGTTAATGTTGATGGGGCTTTATTTGAACAAGAGGGGAAGTTTGGGGTGGATTGTGTAGCTCGAGATCATCATGGTACTATGTTAGAAGCTTTCAAGAAGGGAAAGATTGGTTGTGTCCAACCCAAAATTACTGAGATCATAGACACCAAAGAAGTTTTGAGTTGGATTACAACTCATTCTTGAGACAATGTCGTGTTGGAAACAGATAGCTTGGTGTGTGTACAAGCTGTTCaaagcaatatttttatgtccTCACAGTTTGGTCTTCTGGTTCAAGATGTTAGAAATTTActtttggctttatcttttgttgatttgtg is a genomic window of Cannabis sativa cultivar Pink pepper isolate KNU-18-1 chromosome 9, ASM2916894v1, whole genome shotgun sequence containing:
- the LOC115722556 gene encoding photosynthetic NDH subunit of lumenal location 3, chloroplastic — translated: MARLANLNGVFETLSRIQIRLASLERAKKGVEIVGFLGKKKDDCEEQHSMQTTRRVALGLASIAVVGKTCNAVSFAEDNGFWIDGRIPLPSVNNKIENENTGTRSFLKKRIFIADIGLKGRMYRLRKYAFDLLAMEDLIGKDTLNYVQKFIKIKSTFMYYDFDKVITAAPVDDKQPLLDLANRLFDNVEKLDAAVKQRNILQTETTYKDTKAILQEVMTRMA